The Dyadobacter sp. 676 DNA window GGCATTCCCGGTGTTCGAGGCGAAATATGTCGTGGACTCGGTATTCGAATATCCGGTGCAGATCAACGGGAAAGTTCGTGCTTCACTGACATTCCCTCTGGATACGCCGCCGGCCGATATCGAGAAAGAGGTTTTAGCGGATGCGACAGTCCAGAAATGGATGGAAGGAAAACCGGCGAAGAAAGTAATCGTAGTGCCGAAGCGGATCGTGAACGTCGTGATCTGACCGATACATTGAATATAAATGCAAAATGGCCAGCCTGAAAAAACCGGGCTGGCCATTTTGTTACTGGATAGGGGTGGTTACTTGATGGAAATCTGACGTTCGGTGCGGATTTCGGCCACCTCGAACTGTTTTTCGGTTTTTTGGCCGTTCGCGGAAACTTCGATGGTGTAAGTTCCGGCTGGCAATTCATTCACATTGAACGCCTTTCTGAACTTGCCGGTATTGCGGTCGATGATCTCGCGGTACATCGCTTCGCCGCTCTTGTTGGTGATCAACACCACGGCCTTGTCGCTGGTGTATTTATCGACGTTGACGTGGATCTTACCCGTTTTGGAAGCAAAAATCCCGGTTCCGAATGCGGCTGCTTTTTTACTTTCTTTATCGTCTGCGAAAGAATTGAAAGCGACGGTGGCAGCGATTACCATTGTCATTGCGATGGATTTAATTGAAGATTTCATGGCTATGTTCATTTAAAGATGGCTAATAATTCCGTTTGGTTGATTCAAATATATGGGCTATATCAGGTACTATGTAATACAA harbors:
- a CDS encoding carboxypeptidase-like regulatory domain-containing protein; amino-acid sequence: MKSSIKSIAMTMVIAATVAFNSFADDKESKKAAAFGTGIFASKTGKIHVNVDKYTSDKAVVLITNKSGEAMYREIIDRNTGKFRKAFNVNELPAGTYTIEVSANGQKTEKQFEVAEIRTERQISIK